A genome region from Anopheles stephensi strain Indian chromosome 2, UCI_ANSTEP_V1.0, whole genome shotgun sequence includes the following:
- the LOC118503552 gene encoding uncharacterized protein LOC118503552 isoform X1, with the protein MCVHGNLIVPLVLCATVALALALTVSPSGVVKVDHQPPNSTGASVFERRPAIAPEDADSTVQELPRSRSRRRTRDPDDKNNIESSNRNSFGISLWEWMKGRDKHEENCMLIAIGGVASGGALTGAFVGAGIGSIFTGPGAIVGGIIGGLVGVFGGMSVGARAGAVTCDSV; encoded by the exons ATGTGCGTTCACGGGAATTTAATTGTACCGCTGGTACTGTGCGCAACGGTTGCGCTGGCTCTCGCACTCACGGTCAGTCCGTCCGGCGTGGTCAAGGTGGACCACCAGCCACCGAACAGTACCGGGGCCAGTGTCTTCGAGCGGCGGCCAGCGATCGCCCCGGAGGACGCTGACAGTACGGTGCAGGAGCTGCCGCGGTCACGATCCAGGCGTCGTACGCGCGATCCGGACGACAAGAACAACATTGAGTCAAGTAATCGCAATAGTTTTG GTATATCGCTCTGGGAGTGGATGAAGGGACGCGACAAACACGAGGAGAACTGTATGCTGATCGCGATCGGTGGTGTGGCGAGCGGTGGTGCCCTGACGGGAGCGTTCGTCGGGGCCGGCATCGGGAGCATCTTCACCGGACCGGGTGCCATCGTCGGTGGAATCATTGGTGGGCTGGTCGGTGTGTTTGGGGGGATGAGTGTGGGTGCGCGAGCGGGTGCGGTTACATGTGACAGTGTCTAG
- the LOC118503552 gene encoding uncharacterized protein LOC118503552 isoform X2, whose translation MCVHGNLIVPLVLCATVALALALTVSPSGVVKVDHQPPNSTGASVFERRPAIAPEDADSTVQELPRSRSRRRTRDPDDKNNIESSISLWEWMKGRDKHEENCMLIAIGGVASGGALTGAFVGAGIGSIFTGPGAIVGGIIGGLVGVFGGMSVGARAGAVTCDSV comes from the exons ATGTGCGTTCACGGGAATTTAATTGTACCGCTGGTACTGTGCGCAACGGTTGCGCTGGCTCTCGCACTCACGGTCAGTCCGTCCGGCGTGGTCAAGGTGGACCACCAGCCACCGAACAGTACCGGGGCCAGTGTCTTCGAGCGGCGGCCAGCGATCGCCCCGGAGGACGCTGACAGTACGGTGCAGGAGCTGCCGCGGTCACGATCCAGGCGTCGTACGCGCGATCCGGACGACAAGAACAACATTGAGTCAA GTATATCGCTCTGGGAGTGGATGAAGGGACGCGACAAACACGAGGAGAACTGTATGCTGATCGCGATCGGTGGTGTGGCGAGCGGTGGTGCCCTGACGGGAGCGTTCGTCGGGGCCGGCATCGGGAGCATCTTCACCGGACCGGGTGCCATCGTCGGTGGAATCATTGGTGGGCTGGTCGGTGTGTTTGGGGGGATGAGTGTGGGTGCGCGAGCGGGTGCGGTTACATGTGACAGTGTCTAG